From a region of the Streptomyces sp. B21-083 genome:
- a CDS encoding VWA domain-containing protein: MGILTLLRNAFGKSRKGRDAEAAPAREAESSVPQQEATEPKIPAPSPEPTLTHSPTPKPTEPPSVVDDLVSAAFDNVTVPKQSKPVDEPSTPVTAEAQAAPVTEPVAEVEAEPVAEAAAEPVAEVEPVSEPVAEVEVEAEIEAAKEAELEPAAEPEAATEAEPEAVTEPEPEPVIEAEVEAKPEPVAETAPEAEPVGEVTPDPEPEPEPVAEKALEAEPVAEEPTPEPEPVAEVAPEAEPVAEPVAEATPEPEPAPEAEAEAEVLEPVAADAGEAPQGPPAPEDDGVTGGGAGGNTDTADGAAEAVPASLLTAYNSAAATLKTLDLDTTPAKVYLVLDRSASMRPYYKDGSAQALGEQTLALAAHLDPEATVHVVFFSTELDGTGELTLPDHENKIDELHASLGRMGRTSYHAAVEEIVTHYEKSGTKHPALIVFQTDGAPDAKTPATQSLTDTAAKHPALFFSFVAFGEQENKAFDYLRKLKTDNTSFFHAGPTPRELTDTELYEGVLANWRP; the protein is encoded by the coding sequence ATGGGCATTCTCACTCTCCTGCGGAACGCGTTCGGCAAGTCACGCAAGGGGCGTGACGCCGAGGCGGCGCCCGCGCGGGAGGCGGAGTCGTCGGTACCTCAGCAGGAGGCCACCGAGCCGAAGATTCCGGCACCGTCCCCTGAACCGACCCTGACCCACTCCCCGACACCGAAGCCCACCGAGCCCCCGTCGGTCGTGGACGACCTGGTCTCGGCAGCCTTCGACAACGTGACGGTCCCCAAGCAGTCAAAGCCGGTGGACGAACCGTCGACGCCGGTGACGGCGGAGGCCCAGGCTGCGCCGGTGACCGAGCCGGTGGCGGAGGTCGAGGCTGAACCGGTGGCCGAGGCCGCGGCAGAACCTGTGGCCGAGGTCGAGCCGGTATCCGAGCCGGTGGCCGAGGTCGAGGTCGAGGCAGAGATCGAGGCTGCGAAGGAGGCCGAGCTGGAACCGGCAGCTGAGCCTGAGGCAGCGACCGAGGCGGAGCCGGAAGCGGTGACGGAGCCGGAGCCGGAGCCGGTAATTGAGGCCGAGGTAGAGGCCAAGCCTGAGCCGGTCGCCGAGACCGCGCCAGAGGCTGAACCGGTCGGCGAGGTGACACCGGATCCCGAGCCTGAACCGGAGCCGGTGGCCGAGAAGGCCCTCGAGGCCGAGCCCGTCGCCGAGGAGCCGACTCCGGAACCGGAACCGGTCGCTGAGGTCGCCCCGGAGGCCGAGCCGGTTGCCGAGCCCGTCGCGGAGGCGACCCCGGAGCCGGAGCCGGCACCTGAGGCTGAGGCTGAGGCTGAGGTCCTGGAACCGGTAGCCGCCGACGCGGGGGAAGCCCCACAGGGGCCACCCGCACCCGAAGACGATGGCGTCACGGGGGGTGGTGCGGGTGGGAACACCGACACGGCCGACGGCGCAGCCGAGGCCGTACCCGCCAGCCTCCTCACCGCGTACAACTCCGCCGCCGCCACCCTCAAGACCCTCGACCTCGACACCACCCCCGCCAAGGTCTACCTCGTCCTGGACCGCTCCGCGTCCATGCGCCCGTACTACAAGGACGGTTCCGCCCAGGCCCTCGGCGAGCAGACCCTCGCCCTCGCCGCCCACCTCGACCCGGAGGCGACCGTCCACGTCGTCTTCTTCTCCACCGAACTGGACGGCACCGGCGAGCTGACCCTCCCCGACCACGAGAACAAGATCGACGAACTCCACGCCTCCCTCGGCCGCATGGGCCGTACGAGCTACCACGCCGCCGTGGAGGAGATCGTCACGCACTACGAGAAGTCGGGCACCAAGCACCCGGCCCTCATCGTCTTCCAGACGGACGGCGCCCCGGACGCCAAGACCCCCGCCACCCAGTCCCTCACGGACACGGCGGCGAAGCACCCGGCCCTCTTCTTCTCGTTCGTCGCCTTCGGCGAGCAGGAGAACAAGGCCTTCGACTACCTCCGCAAGCTCAAGACGGACAACACGTCCTTCTTCCACGCGGGCCCGACCCCCCGCGAGCTGACGGACACGGAGCTCTACGAGGGCGTACTGGCGAACTGGCGCCCGTAG
- a CDS encoding PhoX family protein → MRKLLPLIGSPSGSHPGGRSAMTCRFRCGDACFHEVPNTSANEYVGDVIAGALGRRSVMRAAAVVTVATATGTAVNVVGAQGAEAATAASSPVGHPHPTHHSHSSVPRGLRFSPVAPNTADAVTVPGGYGQNVVIRWGEPILRGAPAFDPEKQTAAAQAGQFGYNNDFLALLPLHGNQQLLVANHEYTDEILMFRGYDPANPTREQVEVAWAAHGLSAVVVEGDRRTGRLTPVLRHPLNRRVTATTEFRITGPAAGSDLLRTSTDPTGRKALGTLNNCSGGTTPWGTTLHGEENFNQYFANASRDTDKRYGIGTGATERKWERFDKRFDVAQEPNEVHRFGYVVEFDPYDPSSTPRKHTALGRFKHEAATIRLTSDGRPVVYTGDDERFDYFYKFVSSKRMRHGSSRAVREHNLSLLDEGTLYVAKLTGDSPAIEIDGSGKLPADGEFDGGGTWIPLATATAKGAVSHVDGMTAEEVFVFTRLAGDKVGATKMDRPEDIEPNPVTGKVYVALTNNTNRGKAGFAAADEANPRNSNKHGQVLELTERWNRAESTSFAWSLFLVAGDPNDPATYFAGFPKDDVSPISCPDNVAFDRHGNLWISTDGSQLGSHDGLFGVATKGARRGELKQFLTVPTGAETCGPVIGERQVLVAVQHPGEIDGASVEKPASTWPDGPGRIVRPAVVAVWRTDGCDIGV, encoded by the coding sequence GTGCGCAAGCTGCTGCCGTTGATCGGGTCGCCGTCCGGATCGCATCCCGGCGGGCGGTCCGCGATGACCTGCCGTTTCCGGTGTGGTGACGCCTGCTTCCACGAGGTTCCCAACACCAGCGCCAACGAGTACGTCGGCGATGTGATCGCCGGTGCCCTGGGTCGCCGTTCCGTGATGCGCGCCGCCGCCGTCGTCACCGTGGCCACTGCGACCGGTACCGCCGTGAACGTCGTCGGCGCCCAGGGTGCGGAGGCCGCCACCGCCGCTTCGTCTCCCGTCGGCCACCCCCACCCCACCCACCACTCCCACTCCTCCGTGCCGCGTGGCCTGCGGTTCAGTCCCGTCGCGCCCAACACCGCCGACGCCGTGACCGTGCCCGGTGGGTATGGCCAGAACGTGGTCATCCGCTGGGGCGAGCCCATCCTCCGGGGTGCCCCCGCCTTCGACCCGGAGAAGCAGACCGCCGCCGCGCAGGCCGGACAGTTCGGGTACAACAACGACTTCCTCGCCCTGCTCCCCCTCCACGGGAACCAGCAGCTCCTGGTCGCCAACCACGAGTACACCGACGAGATCCTGATGTTCCGCGGCTACGACCCCGCCAACCCGACCCGCGAGCAGGTAGAGGTCGCCTGGGCCGCGCACGGGCTGTCCGCTGTCGTGGTCGAGGGCGACCGGCGTACCGGCAGGCTCACCCCCGTACTCCGCCACCCGCTCAACCGCCGTGTCACCGCCACCACCGAGTTCCGGATCACCGGGCCGGCCGCCGGGTCGGATCTCCTCAGGACCTCCACCGATCCGACCGGACGGAAGGCTCTCGGCACGCTCAACAACTGCTCCGGGGGGACCACGCCGTGGGGGACGACCCTGCACGGTGAGGAGAACTTCAACCAGTACTTCGCCAACGCCTCCCGGGACACCGACAAGCGGTACGGCATCGGTACCGGCGCCACCGAGCGCAAGTGGGAGCGGTTCGACAAGCGGTTCGACGTCGCCCAGGAGCCCAACGAGGTTCATAGGTTCGGCTATGTCGTCGAATTCGATCCCTACGACCCCTCCTCCACGCCCCGCAAGCACACCGCCCTCGGCCGCTTCAAGCACGAGGCCGCCACCATCCGGCTGACCTCCGACGGGCGTCCCGTCGTCTACACCGGCGACGACGAGCGCTTCGACTACTTCTACAAGTTCGTGAGCAGTAAGCGGATGCGGCACGGCAGTTCGCGCGCTGTCCGCGAGCACAATCTCTCCCTTCTCGACGAAGGGACGCTGTACGTCGCCAAGCTCACCGGTGACTCCCCCGCCATCGAGATCGACGGGAGCGGGAAGCTGCCCGCCGACGGTGAGTTCGACGGCGGCGGTACGTGGATCCCGCTGGCGACCGCCACCGCCAAGGGTGCCGTCTCGCACGTCGACGGCATGACCGCCGAGGAGGTCTTCGTCTTCACGCGGCTCGCCGGGGACAAGGTCGGCGCGACCAAGATGGACCGGCCCGAGGACATCGAGCCCAACCCGGTCACCGGCAAGGTCTATGTCGCCCTCACCAACAACACCAACCGGGGCAAGGCCGGCTTCGCCGCCGCCGACGAGGCCAACCCGCGCAACTCCAACAAGCACGGGCAGGTGCTGGAGCTGACCGAGCGGTGGAACCGGGCCGAGAGCACCTCCTTCGCATGGTCGCTTTTCCTCGTCGCCGGTGATCCGAACGACCCCGCCACCTACTTCGCGGGGTTCCCGAAGGACGACGTCAGCCCGATCTCCTGCCCGGACAACGTCGCCTTCGACCGTCACGGCAACCTGTGGATCTCCACGGACGGCAGTCAACTCGGTTCACACGACGGGCTGTTCGGGGTCGCGACGAAGGGGGCTCGGCGCGGTGAGCTCAAGCAGTTCCTGACCGTGCCGACCGGCGCCGAGACCTGCGGGCCGGTCATCGGGGAGCGGCAGGTGCTCGTCGCCGTGCAGCACCCGGGTGAGATCGACGGCGCGTCGGTGGAGAAGCCCGCCAGCACCTGGCCCGACGGACCGGGCAGGATCGTCCGCCCGGCGGTCGTCGCGGTGTGGCGTACGGACGGCTGCGACATCGGCGTCTGA